A genomic region of Alnus glutinosa chromosome 11, dhAlnGlut1.1, whole genome shotgun sequence contains the following coding sequences:
- the LOC133881023 gene encoding serine/threonine-protein kinase ATR-like has translation MGIFSDPDHLGDLPERLPVTNYDILSHQNLIQSVSTILSEDKEGLPVFRNVAYDSSLVGCLHALHSRCAYDIVKLTAADLVNVFLQSMWRTKSQDLKVALCNAYIRIAKICPPHVWRPESLIRTLCFPEPCFLLIDCFRVALSILGPDSVGGRATNCSALDFLTSSDKSIENLRVGEKRPIPDVGTFMVKHQKLDDEIMASDANVQVQSKHTCIVTCEREDKYANDMHKSLISFIKYLNSPDVGTDTLSPHVALTALSMLCIGFSRFPDANLSIFIFQQMYAWIPRICELAKQENSMTRDVSIFLEGIHSILLLQSTPLMENKLFKNTENSAELSQSILIQSLLSC, from the exons ATGGGAATTTTTAGTGATCCTGATCATCTCGGAGATCTTCCGGAAA GACTTCCAGTGACAAATTATGATATTCTCTCTCATCAAAACTTAATCCAGTCAGTATCCACCATATTAAGTGAGGACAAAGAGGGGCTTCCTGTATTCAG AAATGTGGCTTATGATTCGTCCTTGGTTGGTTGCCTTCATGCACTACACTCTAGGTGCGCTTATGACATTGTCAAGCTAACAGCTGCAGATTTAGTCAATGTTTTTCTTCAGTCAATGTGGAGAACCAAAAGCCAGGATCTTAAG GTTGCATTGTGTAATGCGTACATAAGGATTGCTAAAATTTGCCCCCCTCATGTCTGGAGGCCAGAATCTCTTATTCGCACACTTTGTTTTCCAGAACCGTGCTTTCTACTGATAGATTGTTTTCGAGTAGCTTTGTCAATTCTTGGTCCTGATAGTGTTGGAGGGAGAGCAACAAATTGTAGTGCTCTAGATTTTTTAACTTCCAGTGATAAATCAATTGAAAACTTGAGGGTTGGAGAAAAGAGGCCTATTCCAGATGTGGGAACTTTTATGGTCAAACATCAGAAGTTAGATGATGAAATTATGGCATCCGATGCTAATGTTCAGGTGCAGAGCAAGCACACTTGCATAGTTACTTGTGAAAGAGAAGACAAATATGCAAATGATATGCATAAATCACTTATTTCGTTTATAAAGTATCTAAACTCTCCTGATGTCGGAACTGATACTTTAAGTCCACATGTTGCGTTGACGGCTCTTAGCATGCTTTGCATTGGCTTCTCTAGATTCCCGGATGCCAATCTATCAATCTTCATTTTTCAACAGATGTATGCATGGATTCCCAGGATATGCGAGCTG GCAAAGCAAGAGAATTCAATGACGCGTGATGTTTCCATTTTCCTGGAGGGAATTCACAGCATATTGCTTTTGCAAA